The Dethiosulfovibrio peptidovorans DSM 11002 genome has a window encoding:
- a CDS encoding MATE family efflux transporter, translating into MTFQRKRELLGNAPIGQALLSLSLPSIAGLVLQTAYNLADTFFLSLWVGHHAVAALAVVFPMQLVIIALAQGIGIGGSSLIATELGAENEKGAEEILGTMTMLISLGSAFIVALSLAFISPTLSFLGASELTLPLAKDYGVIVLLGSPMLAFSIMANGIARAEGEAVMAMKTLAISAATNLVLDPILIRYFDLGVSGAAWATVIAQAGSASWMALYLGGKSSINIRPRDLKLRRSVVSSIVSVGSSAFVRQGSASITAVVLNRVLLSMGGDPALAAMGILNRISTFVTMPLYGLVQGMMPLISHNTGSGDQCRVLRTMDLSALWATAVCLAGALPLWAFPLATLSPFCSGETLEIAVAAAPYVALGMPLGGFQVVLSGSYQALSRGRDAFLLDLLRRIVLVVPAIYILSHIAGLKGVFMAIPISEVISGGLSILLFREVRRCSKKRCLVSSQDSI; encoded by the coding sequence TTGACATTCCAGCGAAAAAGGGAGCTTCTCGGCAACGCCCCTATAGGGCAGGCGCTGCTGTCGTTGTCGCTGCCGTCGATAGCCGGGCTGGTGCTACAGACCGCCTACAACCTGGCGGACACCTTTTTCCTCTCTCTATGGGTGGGACACCACGCGGTCGCGGCCTTGGCGGTGGTCTTCCCCATGCAGCTCGTCATAATAGCACTGGCCCAGGGAATCGGAATAGGCGGATCGTCCCTGATCGCCACGGAACTTGGAGCGGAGAACGAAAAAGGAGCCGAGGAGATCCTCGGCACCATGACGATGCTGATCTCCCTCGGCTCCGCTTTTATCGTAGCATTGTCCCTCGCCTTCATCTCCCCCACTCTTTCATTCCTGGGAGCCAGCGAACTGACCCTTCCCCTGGCAAAGGACTACGGCGTCATAGTCCTTCTTGGCAGCCCCATGCTCGCCTTCTCCATAATGGCCAACGGCATAGCCAGAGCGGAGGGAGAGGCAGTCATGGCCATGAAGACCCTGGCCATATCGGCCGCCACCAACCTGGTGCTTGACCCCATACTGATAAGATATTTCGACCTCGGCGTCTCAGGTGCCGCCTGGGCCACCGTGATCGCTCAGGCAGGGTCGGCGTCGTGGATGGCTTTATACCTTGGAGGAAAAAGCTCGATCAATATAAGGCCGAGAGATCTGAAGCTGAGAAGATCGGTGGTGAGCTCCATAGTATCGGTAGGGTCTTCGGCCTTCGTCAGACAGGGATCGGCCAGCATAACGGCGGTTGTATTAAACAGGGTCCTACTATCCATGGGAGGCGACCCCGCCTTAGCGGCCATGGGGATATTGAACAGGATATCCACCTTCGTGACCATGCCTCTGTACGGACTGGTGCAGGGCATGATGCCCCTGATAAGCCACAACACCGGTTCGGGAGACCAATGCCGGGTACTGCGGACCATGGATCTATCGGCCCTCTGGGCCACCGCCGTATGTCTGGCGGGAGCCCTTCCCCTATGGGCTTTCCCGCTTGCGACCCTGTCGCCTTTTTGTTCCGGCGAGACCCTTGAAATAGCGGTCGCAGCGGCCCCCTACGTAGCCTTGGGGATGCCCCTGGGGGGATTTCAGGTCGTCCTTTCAGGATCCTACCAGGCGCTGTCCAGAGGAAGAGACGCCTTCCTCCTGGACCTGCTCAGGAGGATCGTTCTGGTGGTCCCGGCGATATATATACTCTCCCACATAGCCGGACTAAAGGGAGTATTCATGGCGATACCTATCTCCGAGGTGATATCCGGAGGACTCTCCATTCTGCTGTTCCGAGAGGTCCGTAGGTGCTCGAAAAAAAGATGTCTCGTGTCCTCTCAGGACAGTATATAG
- a CDS encoding tyrosine-protein phosphatase, which produces MKKARLNELLTAFVTLLYLRAVNFHTVSKGVLYRSAQLNLDRLSRYVETHSIKSIVNLRGPQAGRRWYRREKEFSLSKGIVHADFDLSAIRKIPVQELDRILEFMRNAPKPILIHCYAGADRTGLIAALWRLAEDRDAPLQALNRQLCWMKGHFSTLHIGTNAMVRSFWDYVKHIQGDGPLRGRPLAD; this is translated from the coding sequence ATGAAGAAAGCCAGATTGAACGAGTTGCTCACAGCCTTCGTTACCCTACTATACCTCAGAGCGGTCAATTTCCATACCGTCTCCAAGGGGGTTCTTTACCGATCGGCCCAGCTCAACCTCGATCGGCTATCCCGCTACGTCGAGACCCACAGCATCAAGAGCATAGTGAACCTAAGAGGACCTCAAGCGGGAAGACGATGGTACCGCAGAGAAAAGGAATTCTCCCTGTCCAAAGGCATAGTCCACGCCGACTTCGACCTTTCCGCGATAAGGAAGATCCCGGTCCAGGAGCTAGACCGCATACTGGAGTTCATGAGAAACGCCCCCAAACCGATACTCATACACTGTTACGCCGGAGCGGACCGCACAGGGCTGATAGCCGCTCTATGGCGTCTGGCCGAGGACAGAGACGCCCCCCTTCAGGCACTTAACCGCCAGCTATGCTGGATGAAGGGTCACTTCTCAACACTTCACATAGGGACCAACGCCATGGTCCGATCGTTCTGGGATTACGTGAAACATATCCAAGGGGACGGCCCTCTGAGAGGTCGCCCTCTGGCGGATTGA
- a CDS encoding Ig-like domain-containing alpha-2-macroglobulin family protein, producing MRRDLMVLYLFLLVFSSSVAFGADDFTVRSFTPRGEVSGKPDIKVVFSSPVVPDTLLGKILPADQVPLDFSPSLSGRAVWDDPQTLLFTPDTPLSRATFYRATVEPVRDLSGRLLAGTQTFSFNTPPLRLLSARQVSITPYGEMSVELRFSMPVPPKRLLGFLSGRSDGKSVRLRPQGEVPSDRITVASERISGDSLTVVVEKGLTSDEGPLGLEKTEKVTLKPSSFVKITGTYTETETVDRGKIVIYTSRPVDPGDVKGYVSVSPERSFRVESTYGGFALVGEFPPRERIVLSLKKGLGGGDGLVADERRTFIMPDVPRSIRFPVAGTFLTPFDDPRVAVETVNVDRLRLRGWKLYPNNVPVAMGVLDGGSELSTSLTRRLEDWELPIDNRVNETIRGAVDLEAYLGQSRGVFMLEASDEDSGWTRARQLVTLTDLGLSARVYDDGLMVWLDRLSTGKPVEGAEISVYSSSNQLLAEGVTDGDGIWSAVRDGDWDPQLLPSVVVARLDEDLTFLSLSGNLFADNGLDVSGAPWNETYEGQCLLPRGIFRPGESVQITSVVRGPRMSIPGRFPLMWRLVDSLGYEMFRGRAELSSSGTATGSFDLPDAAPSGKYRFELFVPGDEGSPLADASFLVEDFTPPKIELGLNVPEGPLSSGGTMDLSFRADYLFGAPAGGLSWEAKAFSRESVYRSERFPDFSFGDGEISYEGREIYLGGGDLDGSGEGRLSWTVPDDWRTPPMIDLAVSLNVMEAGGRWVTRTEVVPCALNPMQIGVRFPEGDILPDEPVQLKIAAVTPKDDPIRSGEISWTLFSLADRPVLVRDDGRTRMRWEEERSEVASGKAELKDGLADLTVVPEGEGRYLLTFSGKGGSTGSVRFDAWTPWGGASRKAVLPGKVELTLDKESYSFGDKAVLTYSAPFTGTGLFTFEAEGIIERKIVDVSEPEGRIEFVPSSEAWPNGWCTFQVVRPVSDKDEWGSHRALGVVPVKMDLGYRASVSLDVPEKAEPGGTLNLSVEVRDGEGKPLSGDLWIALVDKGILGLTGHETPDPWEAFTARRALASRASDLYDELMPIESRETPLLHPAGGDGAEARAAFGVNLSPVRARGFRVLSMVKIMASEGGKTDLSFDLPEFSGGARVMAVFSGSSVGSANSDLSISRPITVDPTVPDALAPGDLLLVPVQIISTAKEDLKLRMEMKAEGSLSLEEAFSDDLVLPAGESSVIYLKVRGSDRAGTGSLSVRLLGDGMDFSVRRDTVVRPPMPRITISGSEALDKGVFEMPEKGRWFPGTLRASLYLSGAPNADLMPLIQFLDRYPYGCLEQTVSALWPSVTLGDMADRVGRSISVPDRIARLQTMQLYDGSFSYWPEGDVDLWGSLYAAHLLALMAEDEVPLSMMQRTEGYLRSVLSESSESAFDLSRKAYAAYVMSLSGQPPLGWMAWLSERIGEMDSAGRYLLAGAYGLAGKRDLGLKLLGGADLSGSDRYGSAVRDMALRLLAMEELAPGSSDEAFLAAQLSKAVEAGDLSTHEAGLAVLTLGRFARKSDVKPFFAEVTGSGDAFKMAAGDELALSSDSFVSWRVDNAGPGRLFCGWSLSGVPLDPVEPFDRGISVRRILKNADGEPIDGNEPLSLGDEVVLSIEITPTGTVKDLVVVDMLPGCLEVWKTPSGFISGGSAVRRDVRFDRVLFFPSSVEKTLKLEYRCRVTARGDFLWPPVYAEGMYDSSIRSVSGGGRLLVR from the coding sequence ATGAGAAGGGATCTGATGGTTCTTTATCTGTTTCTGTTGGTTTTTTCGTCGTCCGTAGCTTTCGGAGCGGATGACTTCACGGTTCGTAGCTTTACGCCTCGAGGGGAGGTCTCGGGAAAACCGGATATCAAGGTTGTCTTTTCCTCCCCCGTAGTTCCAGACACTTTACTTGGGAAGATACTGCCGGCGGACCAGGTTCCTCTCGACTTTTCACCGTCTCTGTCTGGCAGGGCCGTATGGGACGATCCCCAGACCTTGCTATTTACCCCGGATACCCCCCTCTCTCGGGCTACCTTCTACAGGGCCACGGTCGAGCCGGTCAGAGACCTGTCCGGGCGGTTGCTGGCCGGAACCCAGACCTTTTCCTTCAACACCCCTCCTCTCAGGCTCCTGTCGGCGAGACAGGTGTCCATAACGCCTTACGGGGAGATGTCAGTGGAGCTTCGGTTTTCAATGCCGGTGCCTCCCAAGAGGCTTCTCGGCTTTCTCTCCGGGAGGTCAGACGGTAAGTCCGTAAGGCTCCGTCCTCAGGGAGAGGTGCCCTCGGACAGGATAACCGTAGCGTCCGAAAGGATATCCGGTGACAGCCTTACTGTGGTGGTCGAGAAGGGGCTTACCTCCGACGAGGGGCCTCTCGGACTTGAGAAGACCGAAAAGGTCACCTTGAAACCCTCGTCGTTCGTAAAGATAACGGGAACCTATACCGAGACGGAGACGGTCGACAGAGGCAAGATAGTGATCTATACCTCCAGGCCGGTGGATCCCGGAGACGTAAAGGGATACGTCTCCGTCTCTCCCGAGAGGTCCTTCCGGGTGGAGTCGACCTACGGCGGTTTCGCCTTGGTAGGAGAGTTTCCCCCGAGAGAGAGGATAGTCCTGTCACTTAAAAAGGGCTTGGGAGGTGGGGACGGACTCGTGGCCGACGAGAGGCGGACCTTCATCATGCCCGACGTGCCCCGGTCGATCCGTTTTCCCGTCGCCGGGACATTTCTGACACCGTTTGACGATCCCAGGGTAGCCGTGGAGACGGTGAACGTCGACAGGTTGAGGCTTCGGGGATGGAAGCTCTACCCAAACAACGTGCCGGTCGCCATGGGGGTCCTGGACGGAGGGTCGGAGCTTTCCACTTCTCTGACGAGACGCCTGGAGGACTGGGAGCTCCCGATCGATAACAGGGTTAACGAGACTATACGAGGCGCGGTGGATCTGGAGGCCTATCTCGGTCAGTCCAGGGGGGTCTTCATGCTGGAGGCCTCCGACGAGGACTCCGGATGGACCAGGGCCAGACAGCTGGTTACACTGACGGATCTCGGCCTTTCCGCCAGGGTCTACGACGACGGCCTGATGGTATGGCTCGACAGGCTGTCCACGGGCAAACCGGTTGAGGGGGCGGAGATATCGGTATACTCCTCCAGCAACCAGCTTTTGGCGGAGGGAGTCACGGATGGAGACGGGATCTGGTCCGCCGTCCGCGACGGCGACTGGGATCCTCAGCTTCTCCCGTCGGTGGTGGTGGCCCGGCTTGACGAGGACCTGACCTTTCTGTCCCTGTCGGGCAACCTGTTCGCAGACAACGGTCTGGACGTGTCCGGCGCCCCCTGGAACGAGACCTACGAGGGACAATGTTTGCTGCCCCGTGGGATATTCCGTCCGGGCGAGTCGGTTCAGATTACCTCGGTGGTTAGAGGCCCCAGGATGTCCATACCGGGGCGTTTCCCTCTGATGTGGCGATTGGTCGATTCCCTGGGATACGAGATGTTCCGTGGCAGGGCCGAGCTGTCCTCCTCCGGAACCGCCACGGGTTCCTTCGATCTGCCAGACGCAGCTCCCTCGGGAAAGTACCGCTTCGAGCTGTTCGTGCCGGGCGATGAAGGATCTCCCCTCGCCGACGCTTCTTTCCTGGTGGAGGACTTCACCCCTCCCAAGATAGAGCTTGGGTTGAACGTTCCGGAGGGACCTCTTTCCTCCGGCGGAACCATGGACCTGTCCTTCCGGGCCGACTATCTCTTCGGAGCGCCAGCGGGCGGTCTTTCCTGGGAGGCGAAGGCCTTCTCCAGGGAATCGGTCTACCGTTCCGAGAGGTTCCCCGACTTCTCCTTCGGCGACGGCGAGATCTCCTACGAGGGCAGAGAGATCTACCTCGGAGGCGGCGATCTGGACGGTTCCGGAGAGGGGCGCCTTTCCTGGACCGTTCCGGACGACTGGAGAACCCCTCCCATGATAGATCTGGCTGTGAGCCTAAACGTTATGGAGGCAGGCGGCCGCTGGGTTACCCGGACGGAGGTCGTCCCATGCGCCTTGAACCCGATGCAGATAGGGGTTAGATTCCCCGAGGGCGACATTCTGCCTGACGAGCCGGTCCAGCTGAAAATAGCGGCCGTGACCCCTAAGGACGATCCGATCCGTTCCGGCGAGATATCCTGGACCCTTTTCTCCCTGGCGGATCGCCCGGTTCTCGTGCGGGACGACGGCAGGACCAGGATGAGATGGGAGGAGGAGAGGTCGGAGGTGGCCTCCGGGAAGGCCGAGTTAAAGGACGGTCTGGCCGATCTCACAGTGGTACCGGAAGGGGAAGGACGCTATCTGCTGACTTTCTCCGGAAAGGGAGGTTCCACCGGATCGGTCAGATTCGACGCCTGGACCCCATGGGGAGGGGCGTCCAGAAAGGCGGTGCTTCCCGGGAAGGTCGAGCTGACCTTGGATAAAGAGAGCTATAGCTTCGGAGACAAGGCCGTCCTCACCTACAGCGCTCCCTTCACCGGAACGGGGCTGTTTACCTTCGAGGCCGAGGGGATTATAGAGCGGAAGATCGTAGACGTGTCCGAGCCGGAGGGGCGGATCGAGTTCGTTCCGTCCTCCGAGGCATGGCCGAACGGCTGGTGCACCTTCCAGGTAGTGCGTCCCGTCTCCGATAAGGACGAATGGGGATCCCACAGGGCTCTCGGGGTCGTGCCGGTAAAGATGGACCTCGGCTACAGGGCCTCCGTGTCTCTGGACGTGCCGGAAAAGGCGGAACCGGGCGGGACCCTGAATCTGTCCGTCGAGGTAAGAGACGGCGAAGGGAAGCCCCTATCGGGAGATCTCTGGATAGCCCTGGTGGACAAGGGTATATTGGGGCTGACCGGCCACGAGACCCCCGATCCATGGGAGGCTTTCACCGCCAGAAGAGCTCTGGCGTCCAGGGCCTCGGACCTTTACGACGAGCTGATGCCCATAGAGTCGAGGGAGACTCCTCTGCTTCATCCCGCCGGAGGTGACGGCGCCGAGGCCAGGGCCGCCTTCGGGGTAAATCTGTCTCCCGTCAGGGCCAGGGGATTCAGGGTCCTCTCGATGGTGAAGATCATGGCCTCCGAGGGGGGGAAGACCGATCTGTCCTTCGACCTTCCGGAGTTCTCCGGCGGGGCCAGGGTCATGGCGGTATTCTCAGGCTCCTCGGTGGGGTCGGCCAATTCTGACCTGTCCATATCCCGCCCGATCACCGTCGATCCGACCGTTCCGGATGCATTGGCTCCGGGAGACCTTTTATTGGTGCCGGTGCAGATCATATCGACGGCGAAGGAGGACCTGAAGCTTCGCATGGAGATGAAAGCGGAGGGATCTTTGTCTTTGGAGGAAGCGTTCTCCGACGATCTGGTCCTTCCTGCTGGGGAGAGCTCGGTGATCTACCTGAAGGTTCGCGGTTCCGATCGGGCCGGAACTGGCTCTCTATCGGTACGGCTTCTCGGAGACGGAATGGACTTCTCCGTCCGGAGGGACACGGTGGTTCGACCTCCCATGCCCAGGATAACCATTTCCGGAAGCGAGGCCCTGGATAAGGGCGTTTTCGAGATGCCGGAGAAGGGCAGATGGTTCCCCGGAACCCTGAGGGCCTCTCTGTATCTCTCCGGTGCGCCTAACGCCGACCTGATGCCTCTGATCCAGTTTTTGGACCGCTATCCCTACGGGTGCCTGGAGCAGACCGTGTCGGCCCTGTGGCCGTCGGTGACCCTCGGGGACATGGCCGACAGGGTGGGACGGTCTATCTCCGTGCCGGACAGGATCGCTCGACTGCAGACTATGCAGCTCTACGACGGAAGTTTTTCCTACTGGCCGGAGGGCGATGTGGACCTGTGGGGAAGCCTCTATGCCGCCCATCTGCTGGCCTTGATGGCCGAGGACGAGGTACCCCTGTCGATGATGCAAAGGACCGAGGGATATCTACGGTCGGTTCTCTCCGAGAGCTCCGAGTCGGCCTTCGACCTCTCCCGAAAGGCCTATGCCGCCTATGTGATGTCCCTTTCCGGTCAGCCCCCTCTGGGGTGGATGGCCTGGCTCTCGGAGAGGATAGGAGAGATGGATTCGGCCGGAAGGTACCTTCTTGCAGGCGCCTACGGTCTGGCGGGAAAGAGGGACTTGGGACTCAAACTGCTAGGAGGGGCGGACCTGTCCGGTTCCGATCGTTACGGTTCCGCCGTCAGGGATATGGCACTTCGGCTTCTGGCCATGGAGGAGCTGGCACCCGGTTCGTCCGACGAGGCGTTTTTGGCCGCACAGCTCTCCAAGGCGGTAGAGGCCGGCGACCTCTCGACCCACGAGGCCGGTCTGGCGGTCCTCACCTTGGGCCGTTTTGCCCGGAAGAGCGACGTCAAGCCATTCTTCGCCGAGGTTACCGGTAGCGGCGACGCCTTCAAGATGGCCGCCGGAGACGAGCTGGCCCTTTCCTCCGATTCCTTCGTATCCTGGAGGGTGGATAACGCCGGACCGGGACGGCTGTTTTGCGGTTGGAGCCTTTCCGGCGTGCCTCTCGATCCGGTGGAGCCCTTCGACAGGGGGATTTCGGTACGTCGAATATTGAAGAACGCCGACGGAGAACCGATCGACGGGAACGAGCCCCTCTCGTTAGGAGACGAGGTGGTCCTTTCCATAGAGATAACTCCCACGGGAACGGTGAAGGACCTGGTCGTAGTGGACATGCTTCCCGGATGTCTGGAGGTGTGGAAGACACCCTCGGGGTTCATCTCCGGAGGTTCCGCTGTGAGGCGAGACGTGCGATTCGATCGGGTGCTGTTCTTCCCCTCGTCGGTGGAGAAGACCTTGAAGCTGGAATATCGTTGCCGCGTCACAGCCAGAGGGGATTTCCTGTGGCCTCCAGTCTACGCGGAGGGAATGTACGATTCCTCCATCAGGAGCGTGAGCGGCGGAGGCCGTCTCTTGGTCCGATAG
- the pbpC gene encoding penicillin-binding protein 1C, with translation MKRKYLLCAIPGLPLAAALAVWIASFSVSPVTVREVASLDRSPRVADRDGEVLWVGLTSEDKLCLPLSLDEMGRWLPLVLIEVEDRRFRKHHGVDWLGLVRAAVQNVRSGGIVSGGSTITSQLIRMARPRERTFSAKAREFLQAIDLERRLSKDGILEMYLNRAPFGGVLQGAGAASLGWWGKSPKDLSLAEAAVLVAMLKGPTRYRPDLHPERLRTRRDRILRDLGKRGVVSEEAVILAMEEPLPGNISIPDRDFLFVSKVLEESPEGGRSTLDRKVQLLLEEAISSALRGMSRKVTAAAALVDNRDGSVRGYVGNGRFDQDRSWSWVDCCDSPRSPGSTLKPFVYAMAFEGGQLSPSSLMADTPLSLSGRAPRNFDLRYRGPVSASDALADSLNVPAVRVLRSVGAERFLHRLRTLGFSLLREDGDHYGDSLILGGCEVTLLELLRAFSTLATCRSRPLSFLEGTGGARWEDCPFSDESSFLVGEILRDSDRLSPYLRSLLSGKAEIAFKTGTSYGFRDAWAVAWNESWTLAVWFGDPEGTPHPELVGLSASVPVVVEVMSRLGGTMPLPPAGVSRRTVCSLSGLPLNSACPSGEEAWYIPGVSPESPCDMHRWTGGKSVTVLPPELAAWGRARETSLTIVSPLDGAEYLMPPLGEPPRIPLSCEGASGKVSWFVDGLHLGTVPEGRRLFWSISEGRHRISAVDEKGRSDRAVVKVTPWGR, from the coding sequence ATGAAAAGAAAATATCTGTTGTGCGCGATTCCGGGGCTGCCCTTAGCGGCGGCCCTGGCCGTTTGGATCGCCTCTTTCTCCGTAAGCCCGGTTACCGTTCGGGAGGTGGCCTCTCTGGATCGGTCTCCCCGGGTTGCCGATCGGGACGGAGAGGTTTTGTGGGTGGGACTCACCTCGGAGGACAAACTCTGTCTGCCACTCTCTCTGGACGAGATGGGGAGGTGGTTGCCGTTGGTCTTGATAGAGGTGGAGGACCGACGTTTTCGAAAACACCACGGAGTGGACTGGCTCGGTCTGGTTCGGGCCGCGGTCCAGAATGTCCGAAGCGGCGGCATCGTCTCGGGAGGTTCCACGATAACCAGCCAGCTGATAAGGATGGCAAGGCCCAGGGAAAGGACCTTTTCCGCCAAGGCCAGGGAGTTCCTCCAGGCCATCGACCTGGAGCGTAGGCTATCCAAGGACGGGATACTGGAGATGTATCTGAATCGGGCTCCTTTTGGAGGAGTCCTTCAAGGAGCCGGGGCCGCCTCTCTCGGATGGTGGGGAAAATCTCCGAAGGACCTCTCCCTGGCAGAGGCCGCCGTCTTGGTGGCCATGTTGAAGGGCCCCACCAGATACCGCCCCGACCTCCATCCCGAGAGGCTTCGAACCAGGAGAGACCGTATACTGAGGGATCTGGGCAAGAGAGGGGTCGTCTCGGAAGAGGCGGTTATTCTGGCCATGGAGGAACCCCTGCCCGGGAATATCTCCATTCCTGATCGGGATTTCCTGTTCGTGTCGAAGGTGTTGGAGGAGTCCCCCGAAGGGGGCCGGTCCACCCTGGATCGAAAGGTTCAGCTTCTCCTGGAGGAAGCTATATCATCGGCCTTGAGGGGGATGTCCAGGAAGGTGACCGCGGCGGCGGCCCTGGTCGACAACCGAGACGGTTCCGTCAGAGGCTACGTGGGGAACGGTCGGTTCGACCAGGACAGATCCTGGAGCTGGGTGGACTGTTGCGATTCTCCCCGTTCTCCCGGGTCCACCCTGAAGCCCTTCGTCTACGCCATGGCCTTTGAGGGGGGGCAGCTGTCTCCGTCGTCCTTGATGGCGGATACCCCTCTGTCCTTGTCCGGCAGGGCGCCCAGAAACTTCGATCTTCGCTATCGTGGCCCGGTCTCCGCCTCCGACGCCTTGGCGGACTCGCTGAACGTTCCGGCAGTGAGGGTCCTCAGGTCCGTCGGGGCGGAGCGTTTCCTCCATCGTCTCAGGACGTTGGGATTCTCCCTTTTGAGGGAGGACGGCGATCACTACGGCGACTCTTTGATTCTCGGAGGATGCGAGGTTACCTTGCTGGAACTTCTGAGGGCTTTCTCGACCCTGGCGACCTGTCGAAGCCGTCCTCTGTCCTTTCTGGAGGGGACGGGAGGGGCTCGATGGGAGGATTGTCCTTTTTCCGACGAGAGCTCCTTCCTAGTGGGGGAAATACTCCGGGATTCGGACAGACTCTCCCCTTATCTGAGATCCCTCCTGTCCGGTAAGGCGGAGATAGCCTTCAAGACCGGGACCTCCTACGGATTCAGGGATGCCTGGGCTGTAGCCTGGAACGAGAGTTGGACCCTCGCAGTGTGGTTCGGAGATCCCGAGGGCACGCCTCATCCCGAGCTGGTGGGCCTTTCCGCCTCTGTCCCGGTCGTCGTAGAGGTGATGTCCAGGTTGGGAGGGACCATGCCCCTCCCTCCAGCGGGGGTGTCCAGGCGGACCGTCTGTTCTCTCTCCGGGCTGCCTCTCAACTCGGCCTGTCCATCCGGAGAGGAGGCCTGGTATATCCCGGGTGTCTCGCCGGAAAGCCCCTGCGACATGCACCGCTGGACCGGCGGAAAATCGGTCACGGTTCTCCCTCCGGAGCTGGCGGCCTGGGGAAGGGCTAGGGAGACCTCCTTGACCATCGTCTCTCCTCTGGACGGGGCGGAGTATCTCATGCCCCCTCTGGGAGAGCCTCCGAGGATCCCCCTTTCCTGCGAGGGGGCGTCGGGAAAGGTCTCCTGGTTCGTCGACGGGCTTCACCTGGGAACGGTCCCGGAGGGAAGAAGACTTTTCTGGTCTATCTCGGAGGGGCGGCACAGGATATCGGCGGTGGACGAAAAGGGCAGGAGCGACAGGGCGGTCGTGAAGGTAACACCCTGGGGTAGATAG
- a CDS encoding class II SORL domain-containing protein: MKFGELLQSGDWKGEKHVPVIEAPEKVKAGESFDVALSVGKEIAHPNTTEHHICWIKLSFKPEGDKFGYEVAKVDFDGHGASVKGANEGPVFTDPYGVVRLNLKTSGTLIATSYCNIHGFWESSQDIVAE, encoded by the coding sequence ATGAAGTTCGGAGAACTGCTTCAGAGCGGGGACTGGAAGGGCGAGAAACACGTACCGGTGATCGAGGCTCCCGAAAAAGTTAAGGCGGGAGAGTCTTTCGACGTTGCCTTGAGCGTAGGCAAAGAGATAGCTCATCCCAACACGACGGAACATCACATCTGCTGGATAAAGCTTTCCTTCAAGCCCGAAGGGGATAAGTTTGGCTACGAGGTGGCCAAGGTCGATTTCGATGGTCACGGGGCCTCCGTGAAGGGAGCCAACGAGGGGCCGGTATTCACCGATCCCTACGGAGTGGTGAGGTTGAACCTGAAGACCTCGGGAACCCTCATAGCCACTTCCTACTGCAACATTCACGGTTTCTGGGAGTCCTCTCAGGATATCGTAGCGGAGTAA